The following proteins come from a genomic window of Leishmania major strain Friedlin complete genome, chromosome 1:
- a CDS encoding conserved hypothetical protein (previous protein_id=AAC24625.1) produces the protein MHFASGPCSRHQRPQRENRYTVHYNVDGRAASSSTATLLPLRRYSRARDISATLTAPVVEYRQPQWTMPLGKLIWTLSSVPNPTAAATGVERRSGGSRSGAPHAHCIPSPCPAAFTAARTLSCLGGAAASAARATETTLRSSSKVMRQPFTSPYMESSPPSAAAADQRDYEAEGSRVRGERPGGATATAGRHSSGSSPPPRSATSDRQSHRSRDIAQVRPGCTTPMERVRYRSSVTRKLIDLYDEVAELYDCRENMRNQVTQAMRIDPRYCKERHGEVRLACKPTLQQQSAVESVENALEGLHDAVHELVAAYLTQEEKRHLGIDTHLFQTSTEKANTYQYAPPPPKPRSSSSNAARRARQKTSAAATFPHPSTRHREVRVEKEEGDAHENTAATAPTPAAPTLTVPVDTPAPQQQPLTNTTTNKKISNSVWDSSAPAASAAFSSAAISLPASSVKLAQQSVVELSQLAAPQQPVTSSSQPLCSSIVHVAAPEKHEDGSGTAAEQKPVAASHTQDTEIAEGTPERVVASAVSASTLSVTWPTDTGAGSTLHLPTGSQPPLATERLLKVPVSSPDALTPIAKTPPAIPPRPTSVQAQAQEPALTSANPTPPPSHPPSQDAVAASCNDASAAKASASQARTAVVGFKRFLIDSDSNSSC, from the coding sequence ATGCACTTCGCCTCTGGGCCGTGCTCGCGTCACCAGAGACCCCAGCGAGAGAATCGGTACACAGTGCACTACAACGTGGATGgtcgcgccgcctcctccagcaccgcgacgctgctgccgcttcgccgctACAGCCGCGCACGCGACATCAGCGCGACGCTGACAGCCCCCGTCGTTGAGTACCGCCAGCCACAGTGGACGATGCCGCTGGGCAAGCTGATCTGGACACTCTCTTCGGTTCCCAACCCGACGGCCGCGGCAACTGGTGTTGAGCGAAGaagtggcggcagcagaagcggcgcaccgcacgcgcactgcATCCCCTCGCCGTGCCCGGCAGCCTTCACAGCCGCCCGTACTTTATCGTGTCtcggcggtgcggccgcaTCCGCAGCTAGGGCCACAGAGACCACGCTGCGCTCCTCTTCCAAGGTCATGCGACAGCCATTTACGTCTCCCTACATGGAGTCATCGCCTccctcggcagcagcagcggatcAGCGGGATTACGAAGCCGAAGGCAGCCGAGTGCGAGGGGAGCGGCcgggcggcgccaccgctacCGCAGGGCGGCACTCCTCCGGCAgctcaccgccaccacgtTCCGCTACGAGTGACCGACAGTCGCATCGCAGTCGCGACATTGCGCAGGTCCGTCCTGGCTGCACGACGCCCATGGAGCGCGTCCGctaccgcagcagcgtcacgaGGAAGTTGATTGACCTCTACGACGAGGTAGCGGAGTTATACGACTGTCGCGAGAACATGAGGAACCAGGTGACGCAGGCGATGCGCATCGACCCTCGCTACTGTAAGGAGAGGCACGGCGAGGTCCGACTCGCCTGCAAGCCCACACTCCAGCAGCAGTCCGCTGTAGAGTCGGTGGAGAACGCACTTGAGGGCTTGCACGACGCTGTGCATGAGCTGGTCGCGGCCTACCTCACACAGGAGGAGAAACGCCACCTCGGCATCGACACACATCTCTTCCAGACCAGCACGGAAAAGGCAAACACCTACCAGTacgccccacccccgccgAAGCCGCGGTCGTCGTCGAGCAATGCCGCACGAAGGGCCCGTCAAAAGacgtccgcggcggcgacgtttCCACATCCGTCTACTCGCCACCGTGAGGTGCGCGtggaaaaggaggagggtgacGCTCATGAAAATACAGCAGCGaccgcgccgacgccggcagcTCCAACTCTCACCGTCCCTGTCgacacgccggcgccacagcagcagccgttgACTAACACGACGACCAACAAGAAGATCAGCAACAGCGTCTGGGACTcgtcggcgccagcggccTCAGCTGCCTTCAGCTCGGccgccatctctctcccAGCGTCCTCCGTCAAGCTAGCACAGCAGTCTGTGGTTGAACTCTCCCAGCTGGCGGCCCCGCAACAGCCGGTGACGTCGTCGTCACAGCCTctctgctcctccatcgTGCACGTCGCAGCGCCCGAGAAGCACGAAGACGGCTCTGGTACCGCAGCTGAGCAGAAACCTGTGGCGGCTTCCCACACACAAGACACAGAGATTGCGGAAGGGACCCCGGAGCGCGTCGTGGCGTCGGCCGTGTCCGCGTCGACACTGAGCGTCACGTGGCCCACGGACACAGGGGCGGGGTCAACACTGCATCTGCCGACCGGGTCGCAGCCCCCGCTTGCAACTGAACGGCTCCTGAAGGTGCCAGTGAGCAGCCCCGATGCGCTGACTCCGATCGCCAAGACACCGCCGGCAATACCCCCGAGGCCCACGTCGgtgcaggcgcaggcgcaggagcCTGCACTGACTTCCGCCAACCctacgccaccgccgtcgcacccACCCAGCCAAGATGCCGTCGCGGCGAGCTGCAACGACGCCTCTGCTGCCAAGGCCTCTGCGTCGCAAGCACGGACAGCGGTCGTGGGGTTCAAGCGCTTCCTGATCGACTCCGACAGTaacagcagctgctga